One stretch of Sporocytophaga myxococcoides DSM 11118 DNA includes these proteins:
- a CDS encoding NUDIX domain-containing protein: MEEHQQEIISTYGNKIRVRVCGLLFRNSEILLVKHLTIGKNKFFYAPPGGGVDFGESAEESLIREFYEETGLIVRIKAFLLTHEYLEPPLHAIELFFEVEEIGGALTLGKDPEMGLENQIIKEVKFWSLSEIQKNDACLFHNIFRLAKTNTELLNLKGYFLQRGND; the protein is encoded by the coding sequence ATGGAAGAGCATCAACAGGAAATAATTAGTACATACGGAAATAAAATCAGAGTCAGAGTTTGTGGGTTACTATTCAGAAACTCCGAAATACTATTAGTCAAGCACTTGACTATTGGGAAAAATAAATTCTTTTATGCTCCACCGGGAGGAGGAGTAGATTTTGGTGAATCTGCTGAGGAGTCTTTGATCCGTGAATTTTACGAAGAGACGGGGTTAATTGTAAGAATCAAGGCGTTCCTTCTCACCCATGAATACCTAGAACCTCCATTGCATGCTATAGAACTTTTCTTTGAGGTAGAAGAAATCGGAGGAGCACTGACATTGGGAAAAGATCCCGAGATGGGGCTGGAGAATCAGATTATCAAAGAAGTTAAATTCTGGAGCCTTTCCGAGATTCAAAAAAATGATGCTTGTTTGTTCCATAATATTTTCCGTCTGGCGAAAACCAATACTGAACTATTAAACCTAAAAGGTTATTTTCTTCAAAGAGGGAATGATTAG
- the coaD gene encoding pantetheine-phosphate adenylyltransferase, translated as MERTALFPGSFDPFTKGHLDIVMRSISLFDRVIIGIGKNTNKSRYFPLEFMEEKIKGVFQDYPQVSVESYEGFTADFAKRRDAKFLIRGLRNTTDFEYECGIAQANKFLWNEMETIFLITSPELAALSSSIIRDLHRYGAKADHFLPYELNYPTK; from the coding sequence ATGGAAAGAACAGCACTATTTCCGGGATCATTTGACCCATTTACCAAAGGACATTTGGATATTGTTATGCGCAGTATCAGTTTGTTCGATAGAGTAATTATAGGAATAGGAAAAAACACCAATAAAAGCAGGTACTTTCCTTTAGAATTTATGGAGGAAAAAATTAAAGGTGTATTTCAAGACTATCCACAGGTAAGTGTAGAATCTTATGAGGGATTTACTGCTGATTTTGCAAAGAGAAGAGATGCAAAATTTTTAATCAGAGGATTAAGAAATACTACAGATTTTGAATACGAATGCGGTATAGCCCAGGCGAATAAATTTCTTTGGAATGAAATGGAGACTATATTCCTTATTACTTCGCCTGAACTAGCAGCATTAAGCTCGTCTATTATAAGAGACTTGCACAGATATGGAGCAAAGGCAGATCATTTTCTGCCTTATGAATTAAACTATCCTACAAAATAG
- a CDS encoding DUF3822 family protein: protein MEELTAQYKLNKRIKDDQFNVDLIARYTLSLQVSKDLFRICITDSVKNRCLLLEDYQLQNIRTPDQLLEQLGLLYEDHALLQAGFWKDVRLAIKNTCFSLIPFSLFEKQYLKDYLHINCHFSDDNNDEVYYYRQNRLDAVNIFSADKKIIEWFNLRYPSKKVKIVHHTSPLIEGVLLTGTNKQDLSVVINVENQYMTILVKRSKNLEYCNSFNYISPEDFVYFTMFVMDQLQINPELVPVTIFGEISPDSTLYKKLYKYIKNISFGDKPSNLHFGYNFDEVFDHKFFDLYTMHLCE, encoded by the coding sequence ATGGAAGAACTAACAGCACAGTACAAGTTAAACAAAAGAATAAAAGACGATCAGTTCAATGTGGACTTGATTGCAAGGTATACCCTATCACTTCAAGTAAGTAAAGACCTTTTCAGAATTTGCATTACTGATTCTGTAAAAAACAGATGTCTATTGCTTGAAGATTACCAATTACAAAATATCCGCACACCTGATCAGTTGCTTGAACAATTGGGACTTTTATATGAAGATCATGCTTTGTTGCAAGCAGGATTCTGGAAGGATGTAAGGCTAGCCATAAAAAATACCTGCTTTTCTTTAATACCTTTCTCCCTATTTGAGAAACAATATTTAAAAGACTATCTCCATATCAATTGTCATTTCTCTGATGACAATAATGACGAAGTTTATTATTATCGTCAAAACAGACTGGATGCAGTGAACATCTTCTCTGCGGATAAAAAAATAATAGAGTGGTTTAATTTAAGGTACCCGTCCAAAAAGGTAAAGATTGTACACCATACAAGCCCATTGATTGAAGGTGTTTTACTTACCGGAACCAACAAGCAGGATTTATCAGTAGTGATCAATGTAGAAAATCAATACATGACCATCCTGGTAAAGCGCAGTAAAAATCTCGAATATTGTAATTCATTTAATTATATAAGTCCAGAAGATTTTGTTTACTTCACTATGTTTGTGATGGATCAGCTTCAGATCAATCCGGAATTAGTACCTGTTACTATTTTCGGAGAAATCAGTCCTGATTCAACCTTATATAAAAAGCTTTATAAATATATCAAAAACATTTCGTTCGGGGATAAACCATCTAACCTTCATTTTGGATATAACTTTGATGAAGTTTTCGACCATAAGTTTTTTGATCTATATACCATGCACCTTTGTGAATAG
- a CDS encoding DUF423 domain-containing protein has protein sequence MHKLFLAAGSISGALSVMIGAFGAHKLKDYLLKVGRTDVFETAVKYQFYHTFALLFIGLLLLIKGDIKSLNYSGYCFITGVIIFSGSLYVLCLTNVSKWGAVTPIGGLFLIAGWIFALISIVKNF, from the coding sequence ATGCATAAATTATTCCTAGCGGCAGGTTCCATTTCAGGGGCTTTATCTGTAATGATCGGAGCTTTTGGCGCTCATAAATTAAAAGATTATCTCCTAAAAGTTGGAAGAACAGATGTATTTGAAACAGCTGTAAAATATCAGTTTTACCATACTTTTGCTCTGTTATTTATCGGGCTGTTGCTCTTGATTAAAGGAGATATCAAATCCCTTAATTACTCAGGTTATTGTTTTATAACGGGAGTTATAATATTTAGTGGTTCCCTTTATGTGCTTTGCCTTACAAATGTATCTAAATGGGGAGCAGTAACTCCCATCGGCGGGCTATTTCTGATTGCCGGATGGATATTTGCTTTGATCAGTATCGTGAAAAACTTCTGA
- a CDS encoding DUF1573 domain-containing protein: MKPFLIYSLTLFLALILNFQGRAQTANGAILEFAEKSFEFGDIVQGDSVKHVFKFINTGNAPLMLREVLTTCGCTVPKFSKDPVMPGKEGEILVKFNSEGKEGRLTKVITILSNATNNPARVNIVVNVQPKK; encoded by the coding sequence ATGAAACCCTTTTTAATATATAGCCTTACACTCTTTTTAGCGTTAATTTTAAATTTTCAGGGGAGAGCTCAAACTGCCAACGGTGCGATCCTGGAATTTGCCGAAAAGTCATTTGAGTTTGGAGATATCGTTCAGGGGGATTCGGTAAAGCATGTTTTTAAGTTTATAAATACAGGAAATGCACCACTGATGTTGAGAGAAGTACTTACAACATGCGGATGCACAGTTCCCAAATTTTCTAAAGACCCAGTAATGCCTGGTAAAGAAGGGGAAATTCTTGTGAAATTCAATTCTGAGGGAAAAGAAGGCCGGTTAACCAAAGTGATTACTATACTGAGTAATGCAACTAACAATCCTGCGAGAGTTAATATTGTGGTTAATGTCCAGCCTAAGAAATAA
- a CDS encoding GH3 family domain-containing protein: MALFGAILNKGIKLGKKIESEQRSAFEMQKKELKKLLKKASETQFGEHYHFQRILQSFNNEGESFYTEYKKNVPVWNYNKLFNQWWHKSKAGERDVTWPGIVRYFALSSGTSEASTKHIPLTKDMIKSNKRTGIQQILSLSAYDLPSEVFEKEILMLGGSTELLKAGSYYEGDLSGIQASKIPLWFHLFYKPGRKIAKNRDWDKKLNEITENARNWDIGFVVGVPAWIQIMMERIIEYHKVKNIHEVWPNLKIFVHGGVSFEPYKKGFEKLLGKPLIYMETYLASEGFIAYQSVPNSKSMKLALDNGLFFEFVPFNEKNFNQDGDLVDNPETLMIHQIEEGIDYALLLSTNAGTWRYLIGDVIKLVSKAKSEIIITGRTKHFLSLCGEHLSVENMNKAIHQISEEFNIEIREFTVSGIEHESLFAHQWFIGTDQSVDHEQLKLRLDEHLKQLNDDYRVERGHALKDIFVKVIPSAVFYKWFKSKGKEGGQNKFPRVMKKALFDEWSKFVKQETENTH, from the coding sequence ATGGCGTTATTTGGTGCTATATTAAACAAAGGGATTAAGCTAGGCAAAAAGATTGAGAGTGAGCAACGTTCTGCATTTGAAATGCAAAAGAAAGAGCTGAAAAAGCTTTTGAAGAAAGCCTCAGAAACACAGTTTGGGGAGCATTATCATTTTCAAAGAATACTTCAGAGTTTTAACAACGAGGGAGAAAGTTTTTATACAGAATATAAAAAGAATGTACCCGTCTGGAATTATAATAAGTTATTTAATCAGTGGTGGCATAAGAGTAAGGCTGGAGAGCGCGATGTCACCTGGCCGGGAATAGTTAGATATTTTGCGCTAAGTTCCGGTACTTCAGAAGCTTCAACCAAGCATATTCCTTTAACAAAGGATATGATCAAATCCAATAAGCGAACTGGAATTCAACAGATCCTATCTCTTTCGGCATATGACCTTCCAAGTGAAGTTTTTGAAAAAGAAATTCTGATGCTTGGAGGAAGTACCGAGCTACTTAAAGCAGGTTCATATTATGAAGGGGATCTGAGCGGAATTCAGGCTAGTAAAATACCTTTGTGGTTTCACCTTTTTTACAAACCAGGTAGAAAGATTGCTAAAAACAGAGATTGGGATAAAAAGCTGAATGAAATCACTGAAAATGCCAGAAACTGGGATATTGGCTTTGTTGTAGGTGTACCTGCATGGATCCAGATCATGATGGAGCGGATTATCGAATACCATAAGGTTAAAAATATTCACGAAGTCTGGCCGAACCTGAAAATATTTGTACATGGTGGAGTTTCGTTTGAACCTTACAAAAAGGGATTTGAAAAACTGCTGGGAAAGCCTTTGATCTATATGGAGACCTATCTGGCTTCCGAAGGTTTTATAGCCTACCAGTCAGTGCCAAACAGTAAGTCTATGAAGCTTGCTCTTGATAATGGTTTGTTTTTCGAATTTGTCCCGTTTAACGAAAAGAACTTTAATCAGGATGGTGACCTGGTAGATAACCCTGAAACATTGATGATCCATCAGATAGAAGAGGGAATAGATTACGCTTTATTACTGAGTACAAACGCCGGAACCTGGAGATATCTGATCGGTGATGTGATCAAATTAGTATCCAAAGCCAAATCCGAAATAATCATTACAGGAAGGACAAAGCATTTTTTGAGCCTATGTGGAGAACACCTTTCTGTTGAAAACATGAACAAGGCGATACATCAAATTTCAGAGGAGTTCAATATTGAAATAAGAGAATTTACAGTTTCCGGTATCGAGCATGAATCACTATTTGCTCATCAATGGTTTATTGGTACTGATCAATCAGTGGATCATGAACAACTTAAACTTCGATTGGATGAGCATCTGAAACAATTGAACGATGATTACAGAGTAGAAAGAGGGCATGCACTGAAAGATATTTTTGTAAAAGTAATCCCCTCTGCTGTTTTCTATAAATGGTTCAAAAGCAAGGGTAAAGAAGGAGGGCAGAATAAGTTTCCAAGAGTAATGAAAAAAGCTTTGTTTGACGAGTGGTCAAAATTTGTAAAGCAGGAAACTGAAAACACTCATTGA
- a CDS encoding YggS family pyridoxal phosphate-dependent enzyme yields MSISENLQIIRSFLDPYKTKLIAVSKTYPSETILEAYNSGQTDFGENKVQELMSKYEVLPKEIRWHLIGHLQSNKIKYIAPFIHLIHSVDSFKLLKEINKEAEKSNRTINCLLQVHIAQEETKFGFSEEELLHTIQSEELKELKNVRISGLMGMASNTENEEQIKKEFQHIQKLFNKIKSSFQTDQIKMEELSIGMSSDYKLACKSGSTMVRVGSAIFGSRNYL; encoded by the coding sequence ATGAGTATTTCAGAAAATCTTCAGATAATCCGATCTTTTTTAGATCCATATAAAACCAAGTTGATTGCAGTTTCTAAAACTTATCCTTCCGAAACTATTTTAGAAGCCTATAACTCAGGACAAACAGATTTTGGAGAAAATAAAGTTCAGGAACTTATGTCAAAATATGAAGTTCTCCCTAAAGAAATCCGTTGGCACCTGATTGGCCACCTGCAAAGTAATAAAATCAAATACATTGCGCCATTTATCCACTTAATTCACTCAGTAGATTCTTTCAAATTATTAAAGGAAATAAATAAAGAAGCTGAAAAAAGTAACCGGACTATCAACTGTCTCTTACAGGTACATATTGCTCAGGAAGAAACTAAGTTTGGCTTTTCAGAAGAAGAACTTTTACATACTATTCAATCTGAAGAACTTAAAGAACTTAAGAATGTCAGAATTTCTGGTTTGATGGGAATGGCAAGTAACACAGAGAATGAAGAGCAGATAAAGAAAGAATTTCAGCACATACAAAAACTCTTTAATAAGATTAAATCTTCTTTTCAGACAGATCAGATAAAAATGGAAGAATTATCTATTGGTATGAGTTCTGACTATAAATTAGCATGTAAATCCGGAAGTACCATGGTTCGTGTTGGAAGCGCTATATTCGGATCCAGAAATTACTTATAA
- the pyrE gene encoding orotate phosphoribosyltransferase yields MSSEKVAESLLKIGAIKLRPENPFKWASGWNSPIYCDNRFSLSFPDVRNIIKEELVSLVKDYFPQAEAIVGVATAGIPQGTLIADKMNLPFLYVRPKPKDHGMENLIEGKVTPGQKVVVVEDLISTGGSSLKAVEALRDGGIEVLGMVSIFTYGFDLAEKNFKDKGVLLKSLTDYNALLKEAIKLGYIKESDLETLKSWRTAPEKWSV; encoded by the coding sequence ATGTCTTCAGAAAAAGTAGCTGAATCCCTTCTTAAGATCGGTGCGATAAAACTTCGTCCTGAAAATCCTTTTAAATGGGCATCAGGCTGGAACTCACCAATTTACTGCGATAACAGATTTTCTCTTTCATTTCCTGATGTTAGAAACATCATTAAAGAAGAACTTGTTTCTCTTGTAAAAGATTATTTTCCCCAAGCAGAGGCTATTGTCGGTGTGGCAACTGCCGGTATCCCTCAAGGTACTCTAATCGCGGACAAGATGAACTTGCCATTCCTTTACGTAAGACCCAAGCCAAAAGATCACGGAATGGAAAATCTTATTGAAGGAAAAGTTACACCAGGACAAAAAGTTGTTGTCGTTGAGGATCTTATATCAACTGGAGGAAGCTCATTAAAAGCTGTAGAAGCTTTGAGAGATGGTGGAATTGAGGTACTTGGAATGGTTTCAATTTTTACTTACGGTTTTGATCTTGCTGAGAAAAACTTTAAAGACAAAGGAGTTCTATTGAAATCACTTACAGATTACAATGCATTGCTCAAAGAAGCGATTAAACTTGGATACATTAAAGAAAGCGACCTGGAAACATTAAAATCCTGGAGAACAGCTCCGGAAAAATGGTCAGTATAA
- a CDS encoding NUDIX domain-containing protein → MENIKELQQDIIDIYGNKTRVKVRGLLIRDHSEVLLIKHLTIGENKFYYAPPGGGIDFGESAEESLIREFYEETGLRVKIKKFLFTHEYLSPPFHEVELFFEIEETGGKLKLGKDPEMESDNQIIEEVKFWNISEIQKKDAGLFHNIFRLGKTDTELLNLKGYFLQKGNI, encoded by the coding sequence ATGGAAAACATTAAAGAACTTCAACAGGATATTATCGATATCTATGGAAATAAAACCAGGGTTAAAGTTCGAGGCTTGTTAATCAGAGACCATTCGGAGGTACTGCTTATCAAGCACCTTACCATAGGAGAAAACAAGTTCTATTACGCTCCTCCTGGAGGTGGTATAGACTTCGGCGAATCGGCTGAAGAATCTCTGATTCGGGAATTTTATGAAGAGACTGGACTTAGAGTAAAGATCAAAAAATTTCTTTTCACTCATGAATACCTCAGTCCACCATTTCATGAGGTGGAACTTTTCTTCGAGATAGAAGAAACTGGAGGAAAATTGAAATTGGGGAAAGATCCTGAGATGGAATCAGACAATCAAATTATAGAAGAAGTTAAGTTCTGGAACATTTCAGAGATTCAAAAAAAAGATGCCGGTTTGTTCCATAATATTTTTCGCCTGGGAAAAACCGATACGGAACTATTAAACCTAAAAGGCTATTTTCTTCAGAAGGGTAATATTTAA
- a CDS encoding NUDIX hydrolase — protein sequence MKLFLNDKPVWIVQLGEQLDSSGYDAVLDGKNEIISKNLVGSVIIMGASPSHIDRLLKLLEVKKLKKLKEITFAVPDKKFAIEFVKDQFKIVKAAGGIVVKEDKILMIFRLKKWDLPKGKLRKKEDTEKGAKREVEEECNIKVEVKEKICKTWHTYVRKGRRILKKTTWYLMENVNDTMMRPQIEEYIEDVRWMDKKDVKKATKNSYRSIEEVLDNFYKEKTIL from the coding sequence ATGAAGCTTTTTTTGAATGACAAGCCTGTATGGATAGTGCAGCTTGGTGAGCAATTGGACAGCAGTGGTTATGATGCTGTGCTCGATGGCAAAAATGAGATTATTTCTAAAAACCTCGTAGGTAGTGTCATTATTATGGGAGCATCTCCTTCCCATATAGACCGTTTGCTTAAGCTTCTGGAGGTAAAAAAACTAAAGAAACTTAAAGAGATAACGTTTGCCGTTCCGGATAAAAAATTTGCTATTGAATTTGTCAAGGATCAATTTAAGATTGTCAAAGCGGCAGGTGGAATTGTTGTGAAGGAGGATAAAATTCTCATGATTTTCCGGCTTAAAAAATGGGATTTGCCAAAAGGAAAATTAAGAAAGAAAGAGGATACGGAAAAAGGGGCCAAAAGAGAGGTAGAAGAGGAGTGTAATATCAAGGTAGAGGTTAAAGAAAAAATTTGCAAAACCTGGCATACTTATGTACGCAAAGGAAGGAGAATTTTGAAGAAAACTACCTGGTATCTCATGGAAAATGTAAATGACACTATGATGCGTCCTCAGATTGAGGAGTATATTGAAGACGTCAGGTGGATGGATAAAAAAGACGTGAAAAAAGCTACCAAAAACTCCTACAGATCTATAGAAGAGGTTCTGGATAACTTTTATAAGGAAAAAACTATTTTGTAG
- a CDS encoding metallophosphoesterase family protein has protein sequence MKRIGLISDTHGFLDPKVFDHFKDVDEIWHAGDFGPAEVALELARIKPLKGVYGNIDDKDIRFEFPKDLIFEEEGLKIFITHIGGYPGHYAKGIKDQLMKERPDLFICGHSHILRVISDPDLKLISINPGAAGNQGFHKIKTIMKFDLNNKKLENVKAIELGKRG, from the coding sequence TTGAAAAGAATAGGTTTAATTTCGGACACGCACGGATTTCTGGATCCAAAAGTCTTTGATCATTTTAAAGATGTAGATGAAATCTGGCATGCAGGAGATTTCGGACCAGCTGAAGTAGCTTTAGAATTAGCCAGAATTAAACCCTTAAAAGGTGTTTATGGCAATATTGATGACAAAGACATTCGTTTTGAATTTCCAAAAGATTTGATTTTTGAAGAAGAAGGACTTAAAATCTTCATCACTCATATAGGAGGCTATCCTGGGCACTATGCCAAAGGAATAAAAGATCAACTTATGAAGGAAAGACCAGATCTTTTTATTTGCGGTCATTCTCATATTCTGAGAGTTATTTCCGACCCTGACCTTAAATTAATTTCAATAAATCCTGGAGCTGCTGGAAATCAAGGGTTTCACAAAATAAAAACAATTATGAAATTTGACCTCAACAATAAAAAACTGGAAAATGTGAAGGCCATTGAATTAGGCAAAAGAGGATAA
- a CDS encoding AAA family ATPase yields the protein MRPSALISSNFPFEPTYGQQAVFKMLDDFLFSRQLKKPVFLLKGYAGTGKTTLVSALVKALDTLEMPVVLMAPTGRAAKVMGNYSGRKAFTIHKQIYVREEDSVSGNLQFRRKKNLFANTLFIVDEASMISDDGDFGERKLLTDLMEFVFEKKSNRLMLIGDNAQLPPIKREISQALEGDYLQHNFGIDLVEYELSEVVRQEQASGILFNATSLRTKLTKENFDIRFTTKGYKDFYRMTGEKLEEGLRYAYDKYGEENTVIICRSNKSATQYNNYVRRAIRFCESEIEAGDLLMVVRNNYTVLEEGTTPGFIANGDFAEIRKIRSIIDAHGFRFAKVELQLIDYPDLPAFETLIFLDTLHSVTPSVSQEENKKLYDSVLQDYLDIKSKKDRVDAIRKDPYLNALQVKFAYALTCHKSQGGQWKAVFVDQGYLTEEQVNKEFARWLYTAVTRASEELFLVNFNSKFF from the coding sequence GTGCGACCTTCAGCTTTAATTTCCTCTAACTTCCCATTTGAACCAACCTACGGTCAGCAAGCTGTATTTAAAATGCTTGATGATTTCCTCTTTTCAAGGCAATTGAAAAAGCCTGTTTTTCTTCTGAAGGGGTATGCAGGTACCGGTAAAACTACTTTGGTAAGTGCCCTGGTAAAAGCTTTGGATACTTTAGAGATGCCGGTAGTCCTAATGGCTCCGACAGGAAGAGCCGCTAAGGTAATGGGCAACTATTCGGGCCGAAAAGCTTTTACCATTCATAAACAAATCTATGTAAGGGAAGAGGATTCTGTCAGCGGAAACCTACAGTTCAGGAGAAAAAAGAATCTTTTTGCTAATACACTATTCATAGTTGATGAGGCTTCTATGATTTCAGACGATGGAGATTTTGGAGAAAGGAAGCTCTTGACTGATCTTATGGAATTTGTCTTCGAAAAAAAGTCTAACCGTTTAATGCTTATTGGTGATAATGCACAGCTTCCTCCAATAAAGAGAGAAATAAGTCAGGCGCTGGAAGGTGATTATCTTCAACACAATTTCGGGATAGATCTTGTTGAATACGAACTCAGTGAAGTGGTAAGGCAGGAGCAGGCTTCCGGTATTTTGTTCAATGCGACTTCTCTGCGTACTAAATTAACTAAAGAAAATTTCGATATCCGATTTACCACAAAAGGGTATAAAGACTTTTACCGAATGACAGGGGAGAAGCTGGAAGAGGGATTGAGGTATGCTTATGATAAGTACGGGGAAGAAAATACAGTCATTATTTGCAGATCTAACAAGTCAGCTACACAATACAATAATTATGTTCGCAGAGCTATACGCTTCTGTGAAAGTGAAATAGAGGCGGGAGATCTGCTTATGGTTGTCAGAAACAACTATACCGTACTGGAAGAAGGTACAACTCCTGGCTTTATTGCCAATGGCGATTTTGCAGAGATCAGGAAAATCAGAAGTATTATAGATGCTCATGGCTTTCGCTTTGCAAAAGTGGAACTCCAGCTGATTGATTATCCTGATTTACCAGCCTTCGAAACCCTTATCTTTCTAGATACTCTTCATAGTGTTACACCTTCTGTATCACAAGAGGAAAATAAAAAGCTATATGACTCTGTGCTTCAGGATTATCTTGACATTAAGAGTAAGAAGGACAGGGTTGATGCTATCAGGAAAGATCCATACCTTAATGCTCTTCAGGTAAAATTTGCTTATGCATTGACTTGTCATAAGTCACAAGGGGGGCAGTGGAAAGCAGTTTTTGTTGATCAGGGGTATCTTACAGAAGAACAAGTCAACAAAGAATTTGCAAGATGGTTATATACAGCAGTCACCAGAGCATCAGAGGAATTGTTCCTGGTGAATTTTAACAGTAAATTTTTCTGA